The nucleotide sequence TGTAGAGCCGGAACAGCAGCGTCACCAGCAGGAAGATGACGGTGGAGATCGCCGCGCTCTTGAACAGCGTGCCCTTGCAGCCGGACTGGTCCTTCTCCGGCAGGATGTAGTAGATGAGCCAGAACGCCGCCACGATCAGCAGGAACGAGAGCGGCCACTGCAGGATGCTCCAGATGGTCTGCCCCGCATCGCCCAGCCCCAGCGCCTTGGCGATGGCGGGGCCGGCCAGCAGCGCCGCGCTTCCGCCCACGAACAGGATGGAGGTGACCGCCATCACCCCCAGCGCCACCGCCTTCTTCTTCACGAAGAC is from Longimicrobiaceae bacterium and encodes:
- a CDS encoding YihY/virulence factor BrkB family protein, which produces VFVKKKAVALGVMAVTSILFVGGSAALLAGPAIAKALGLGDAGQTIWSILQWPLSFLLIVAAFWLIYYILPEKDQSGCKGTLFKSAAISTVIFLLVTLLFRLYISNFGSYSKTYGALGAVIVLLLWMYVTSMVILLGGEISSEMERTA